A window of the Pseudomonas fluorescens genome harbors these coding sequences:
- a CDS encoding VOC family protein, protein MNNQATISRTTPDIFGASSMGYALIESRHLARWRELLQHGIGLHLASSNEQTLAFRMDQHQRRIIIQRGPQEDFLAVGWQLRDQATLDEVLKRLQRLGIQAQPSQPEEAEKRGVKRFWRVLGPKRMAVELFWEPLLTDKPLNMLSAGFITGSAGMGHLAITSRKPQQMQRFWQEIFDARASDHIVERIAGVTLDIDFFRVNERHHSIAIARLRGLPMDPIRTRVQHMNMLTTSVSELTNAYLRCRTLGFEMAHEIGEHPNDREQSFYVMSPSGFELELGCNARVVDEAHWRTTSYQGISLWGHRPQKSGAWHTLTTNLANFARGTRSLLKPEYSPL, encoded by the coding sequence ATGAACAATCAAGCAACGATCAGTCGAACAACGCCGGACATCTTCGGCGCCAGCAGCATGGGCTATGCGTTGATCGAATCTCGCCACCTGGCGCGTTGGCGTGAGCTGCTCCAGCACGGCATCGGCCTGCATTTGGCCAGCTCGAACGAACAAACCCTGGCTTTTCGTATGGATCAGCACCAGCGGCGGATCATCATCCAGCGCGGTCCGCAGGAAGATTTTCTTGCCGTCGGCTGGCAGTTACGCGACCAGGCCACCCTCGACGAAGTCCTCAAGCGCCTGCAACGCCTCGGTATCCAAGCGCAGCCCAGCCAACCGGAGGAAGCCGAAAAACGCGGCGTGAAAAGGTTCTGGCGGGTGCTCGGCCCCAAACGCATGGCCGTCGAGCTGTTCTGGGAGCCGCTGCTGACCGACAAGCCACTGAACATGCTCAGTGCAGGTTTCATCACCGGTTCCGCCGGGATGGGCCACCTGGCGATCACCTCGCGCAAACCACAGCAGATGCAACGTTTCTGGCAGGAAATATTTGATGCAAGAGCCAGCGACCACATCGTCGAGCGGATTGCCGGAGTGACCCTGGACATTGATTTCTTCCGGGTCAACGAACGTCACCACTCGATTGCCATCGCCCGTTTGCGTGGCCTGCCAATGGATCCGATTCGTACCCGTGTGCAACACATGAACATGCTGACCACCTCGGTCAGCGAACTGACCAACGCCTATTTGCGCTGCCGCACGCTCGGTTTCGAAATGGCCCACGAAATCGGTGAGCACCCCAACGACCGTGAGCAATCGTTTTACGTGATGAGCCCCAGCGGTTTCGAGCTGGAACTGGGTTGCAATGCCAGGGTGGTCGATGAGGCGCATTGGCGCACAACCTCCTATCAAGGCATCAGCCTGTGGGGGCATCGCCCGCAGAAAAGCGGTGCCTGGCACACGTTGACCACCAACCTGGCCAACTTCGCCCGCGGCACGCGCTCGTTGCTCAAGCCCGAATATTCACCGCTGTAA
- a CDS encoding alpha/beta fold hydrolase, translating into MNNKEPLPALTSRTVQVGRRQIFISETGVGHPLLMLHGGGAGASGLSNYSRNIESLARQFRVIVVDMPGYGRSTKGVDRKDPFGDLAGAMLGLLDTLNINSAHVVGNSLGGACALRMALDAPGRVSALVLMGPGGVNTTRSLPTPGLKLLLDYYNGEGPTLAKITRFIRDYLVYDGSQVSDEMIRERFEASIDPQVIAAPPLRRPTGIPRFSRWDFTRDSRLKHCQVPTLVLWGAQDKVNRPSGGEALRSRMPDCNLYLFSRTGHWVQWERADEFNSVTLAFLASRTAR; encoded by the coding sequence ATGAACAATAAAGAACCTCTTCCTGCCCTGACCTCACGAACGGTGCAAGTGGGTCGTCGGCAGATTTTCATCAGCGAAACGGGCGTCGGCCATCCCCTGCTGATGCTTCACGGTGGCGGAGCGGGAGCCTCGGGGCTTTCCAACTACTCGCGCAATATCGAATCGCTTGCCCGGCAGTTCCGGGTCATTGTGGTCGACATGCCCGGTTACGGCCGATCCACCAAAGGTGTGGATCGCAAGGACCCCTTCGGCGATCTCGCGGGGGCGATGCTCGGCCTGCTCGACACCCTGAACATCAACAGCGCTCACGTGGTGGGCAATTCTTTGGGGGGTGCCTGTGCCTTGCGCATGGCGCTGGACGCACCTGGCCGGGTGTCGGCTCTGGTGCTGATGGGCCCCGGTGGCGTCAATACCACTCGCAGCCTGCCGACACCGGGTCTCAAGCTGTTGCTCGACTACTACAACGGTGAAGGCCCGACGCTGGCCAAGATCACGCGTTTTATCCGCGACTACCTGGTGTATGACGGCAGCCAGGTCAGTGACGAAATGATCCGCGAACGTTTCGAGGCGAGTATCGACCCGCAGGTCATTGCGGCCCCTCCCCTGCGCCGGCCAACCGGTATTCCCCGCTTCTCGCGCTGGGATTTCACCCGCGATTCGCGCCTCAAGCATTGCCAGGTTCCGACCCTGGTGCTTTGGGGCGCGCAAGACAAGGTCAACCGTCCCAGCGGTGGCGAGGCGCTGCGCAGTCGCATGCCGGATTGCAACCTCTACCTGTTCAGCCGGACCGGTCATTGGGTGCAGTGGGAACGTGCGGACGAATTCAACTCCGTGACCCTGGCGTTCCTCGCCAGTCGCACAGCGCGCTGA
- a CDS encoding TetR/AcrR family transcriptional regulator: MSGISPLELIALKLSPVQKRIHEAAIRLFVEKRVEEVNVSELAQIAGVARGTIYNNLNSVETLFEDVASQLSAEMNDRAARSADPHASPAVRLATGIRLYIRRAHEEPHWGAFIVRYGASNETLQQMWSGPPMHDVLSGLTSEQYSFRQEQLPSVMAMIGGGVLGATMLVLQGHKTWRDAGSDMAEFVLRALGVPADDARSIATQDLPLLAA, encoded by the coding sequence ATGTCCGGAATCTCTCCGTTGGAGCTCATTGCTTTGAAACTCAGTCCCGTGCAGAAGCGCATCCATGAAGCTGCGATCCGGCTGTTTGTCGAGAAACGTGTCGAAGAGGTCAATGTCAGCGAACTGGCGCAGATCGCCGGGGTAGCGCGCGGTACGATCTACAACAACCTCAACTCGGTGGAGACGCTGTTCGAAGATGTCGCCAGCCAGCTCAGTGCCGAAATGAACGACAGGGCCGCGCGCAGTGCAGATCCCCATGCGTCCCCCGCCGTCCGCCTGGCCACCGGTATCCGCCTGTATATCCGCCGCGCCCATGAAGAGCCGCACTGGGGGGCGTTCATCGTGCGCTACGGGGCCAGCAATGAGACGCTGCAACAGATGTGGAGCGGTCCACCCATGCACGATGTGCTCAGCGGCCTGACCAGTGAGCAATACAGCTTTCGACAGGAGCAACTGCCTTCAGTGATGGCGATGATCGGAGGTGGCGTACTGGGGGCCACGATGTTGGTACTTCAGGGTCACAAGACCTGGCGCGACGCGGGTTCCGATATGGCCGAATTCGTTCTCAGGGCGCTCGGCGTGCCAGCCGATGACGCGCGCAGCATCGCAACTCAGGATCTGCCCCTTCTCGCAGCCTGA
- a CDS encoding amidohydrolase family protein, with product MSIKQGRIDVHHHIIPPAFVDAMNARGLHSVAGAPLPAWTPEKSIEVMDANGIERAITSLSAPGVHFGDGVQQASELARRCNEFAAQMRTRYPSRFGNFAVLPMPFTEAACREAVHALDVLKAEGIVLLGSTDGVFLGDPRFDELMAELDRRKAVVFIHPNMHQTSENIGLQTPGFLIEFLCDTTRAAVNLILGGTMERYPGIRWILSHSGGFLPFVAWRVSLANMLPEFQQHAPQGVMTYIRRFYFDTALSPSPYSMAALKELVEPSHILFGSDYPFAPAPATALQCRTLESLEMWSPVIMHGINRAHALSLFPQYRQPNEVVTPAPIYEGESFSQRLRRSMTRPIGALAERMRKR from the coding sequence ATGTCAATCAAGCAAGGCCGTATCGATGTCCACCATCACATCATTCCACCCGCATTCGTCGACGCGATGAATGCCAGAGGGCTGCACTCCGTTGCGGGAGCACCGCTGCCAGCCTGGACGCCGGAAAAATCCATTGAGGTGATGGATGCGAACGGCATCGAGCGGGCAATCACCTCGCTGTCTGCGCCAGGCGTCCACTTCGGTGACGGGGTTCAACAAGCCAGCGAGCTGGCGCGACGCTGCAACGAGTTCGCCGCGCAGATGCGTACACGCTATCCGAGCCGCTTCGGCAACTTCGCGGTGCTGCCGATGCCGTTCACAGAGGCCGCCTGCCGTGAAGCCGTACACGCGCTGGACGTGCTCAAGGCTGAGGGCATTGTTTTGCTGGGCAGCACCGACGGGGTGTTTTTGGGTGATCCGCGCTTCGACGAACTGATGGCCGAACTCGACCGCCGAAAAGCCGTGGTATTCATCCATCCCAACATGCACCAGACCAGCGAAAACATCGGTCTGCAGACCCCGGGATTTCTCATCGAGTTTCTCTGCGATACCACACGCGCGGCGGTCAATCTGATCCTTGGCGGGACCATGGAGCGCTATCCCGGCATTCGCTGGATTCTGTCCCACTCCGGCGGCTTCCTGCCGTTTGTGGCCTGGCGTGTCTCGCTGGCCAACATGTTGCCGGAATTTCAGCAGCACGCGCCGCAAGGCGTCATGACCTACATCCGTCGCTTTTACTTCGACACGGCGTTGTCACCATCACCTTATTCCATGGCGGCGCTCAAGGAACTGGTGGAACCGTCACACATTCTTTTCGGCAGTGACTATCCCTTTGCCCCGGCTCCCGCCACGGCGCTGCAGTGCCGGACGCTGGAAAGCCTGGAGATGTGGTCGCCGGTAATCATGCACGGCATCAACCGAGCCCATGCACTCAGTCTTTTTCCTCAGTACCGCCAGCCGAATGAAGTGGTCACCCCGGCGCCGATCTATGAGGGCGAATCCTTCTCTCAACGCTTGCGACGCAGCATGACCCGACCGATCGGTGCGCTGGCCGAGCGGATGCGCAAACGCTGA
- a CDS encoding OmpP1/FadL family transporter, producing MTIRNQLCVLGLCLTSTQLLANGLQINEQSISSAGKAYSGRASDVQDASIVYGNPAGMSRLAGEHVSGGLSFIDVSSRISKVNTTVSGTSHGDMVPDPIVVPSGFYTLQLNDDWHVGFGVYAPFGGSTDYESNFQGRYRSSQTQVKVVTLQPTVSYRINDRLSVGFGPTINRIDGLLESKIANSAVGGQGDGTVKVTGDDTAMGFSLGILFDPLDDLTLGLTYHSRVDYNLSGKTKVSGANGLLAPIPGLGLPGLNGKYDASLDFTSPETVDASATWRINDRLDVSAGALWSRWSRVQELRVLNSGVPQAYGPFDTILETLKWRDTWSFSTGMSYRLNKQWKVRGGIAYEPTPMPNQYTSTRAPTGDRKIFTVGLNWQMTDQTSLDLGYGYIHEDPVKVSQDTTQGGLRPGYSATYQNTVNGVGLQLNHSF from the coding sequence ATGACAATAAGAAATCAGCTTTGCGTGCTGGGGCTTTGCCTCACCTCCACTCAACTCCTGGCCAACGGCCTGCAAATCAACGAACAAAGCATAAGCTCCGCAGGCAAGGCTTATTCCGGTCGGGCTTCTGATGTTCAAGACGCCTCCATCGTTTACGGCAACCCCGCCGGCATGTCCCGTCTGGCGGGTGAACACGTCAGTGGCGGTCTCAGTTTCATCGATGTCAGTTCGCGCATCAGCAAGGTCAATACCACGGTGTCGGGCACTTCACACGGCGATATGGTGCCTGATCCGATTGTCGTGCCATCGGGCTTCTACACGCTGCAACTCAACGATGACTGGCACGTGGGTTTCGGGGTTTACGCCCCGTTTGGCGGGAGTACGGACTACGAAAGCAACTTCCAGGGACGCTACCGCAGCTCGCAGACTCAGGTGAAGGTCGTCACCTTGCAGCCGACGGTCAGTTACCGGATCAATGATCGACTGTCTGTGGGGTTTGGGCCGACGATCAACCGTATCGACGGGCTGCTCGAAAGCAAGATCGCCAACAGCGCGGTGGGCGGGCAGGGCGACGGGACTGTCAAAGTCACCGGCGATGACACGGCCATGGGCTTCAGTCTGGGCATCCTGTTCGACCCGCTCGACGACCTGACTCTGGGGCTCACCTATCACTCCAGAGTCGATTACAACCTGAGCGGAAAGACCAAGGTCTCCGGTGCCAATGGATTGCTGGCACCGATCCCGGGGCTGGGGCTGCCGGGGCTCAACGGCAAATATGACGCGAGCCTGGATTTCACTTCACCGGAAACGGTCGATGCCTCGGCGACCTGGCGCATCAATGATCGACTGGATGTCTCCGCCGGCGCGTTGTGGAGTCGCTGGAGCCGCGTGCAGGAATTGAGGGTGCTGAACTCCGGCGTGCCACAGGCCTATGGCCCTTTCGATACGATCCTCGAAACCCTGAAGTGGCGTGATACCTGGTCGTTCTCCACCGGCATGTCCTATCGCCTGAACAAGCAATGGAAGGTTCGTGGCGGGATCGCCTATGAGCCGACGCCGATGCCCAATCAGTACACATCCACCCGTGCGCCAACGGGAGACCGGAAGATTTTCACGGTGGGCCTGAACTGGCAGATGACCGATCAGACCTCTCTGGATCTGGGATACGGCTACATCCACGAAGACCCGGTGAAGGTTTCACAGGACACGACGCAGGGTGGCCTGCGCCCGGGTTACAGCGCCACTTACCAGAACACGGTCAATGGCGTTGGGCTGCAGTTGAATCACAGCTTCTGA
- a CDS encoding alpha/beta fold hydrolase encodes MKHAPLATVTTGKNRRRLLGLSLLATTLLQFGALAQAQTTAPEPVKTEAASVKADLPFGPLKHVKAGLLDVAYAETGPANGPVVILLHGWPYDIHSYDDVAPLLAAKGYRVLMPYARGYGDTHFLSDQTVRNGQPAALASDVIDFMDALKIKQAVLGGYDWGARSADIVSALWPERVKALVSVSGYLIGNQAAGKNPLPPKAELQWWYQFYFATDRGEAGYTKNTHDFAKLIWQLASPKWAFDDATFDRSAKALQNPDHVAITVFNYRWRLGLVQGESQYEALEQKLATAPSISVPTITLEGDANGAPHPAPEDYTKRFTGKYQFRLINGGIGHNLPQEDPKAFAQAIIDADHLL; translated from the coding sequence ATGAAGCACGCACCACTCGCCACTGTCACCACCGGGAAAAACCGTCGCCGCCTGCTGGGCCTGTCGCTGCTCGCCACCACGCTGCTGCAGTTCGGCGCGCTCGCCCAGGCACAAACCACGGCACCGGAGCCGGTCAAGACCGAAGCCGCCAGCGTCAAGGCCGACCTGCCCTTCGGCCCGCTGAAACACGTGAAGGCCGGCCTGCTGGACGTGGCCTACGCCGAAACCGGCCCGGCCAATGGCCCGGTGGTGATTCTGCTGCACGGCTGGCCGTATGACATTCACAGCTATGACGACGTCGCGCCGCTTTTGGCGGCCAAGGGTTATCGGGTGCTGATGCCGTATGCCCGGGGTTATGGCGACACGCATTTCCTGTCCGACCAGACCGTGCGCAACGGTCAGCCGGCGGCGCTGGCCAGTGACGTGATCGACTTCATGGATGCGCTGAAGATCAAGCAAGCCGTGCTCGGTGGTTATGACTGGGGCGCGCGTTCGGCGGACATCGTGTCGGCGCTGTGGCCTGAACGGGTGAAGGCGCTGGTGTCGGTCAGCGGCTATCTGATCGGTAATCAGGCCGCCGGCAAGAATCCGCTGCCGCCCAAGGCCGAGCTGCAATGGTGGTATCAGTTCTACTTCGCTACCGACCGTGGTGAGGCCGGTTACACCAAGAACACCCATGATTTCGCCAAACTGATCTGGCAACTGGCGTCACCGAAATGGGCTTTCGACGACGCCACCTTCGACCGCAGCGCCAAGGCATTGCAGAACCCGGATCACGTCGCGATCACCGTGTTCAACTACCGCTGGCGTCTGGGCCTGGTGCAGGGTGAAAGCCAGTACGAAGCGCTGGAGCAGAAACTCGCCACCGCGCCGTCGATCAGCGTGCCGACCATCACCCTGGAAGGCGATGCCAACGGCGCGCCGCACCCGGCGCCCGAGGACTACACCAAGCGCTTCACCGGCAAATACCAGTTCCGTCTGATCAACGGCGGCATCGGCCACAACCTGCCACAGGAAGATCCAAAAGCCTTCGCTCAGGCGATCATCGACGCCGATCACCTCTTGTAG
- a CDS encoding PLDc N-terminal domain-containing protein, whose protein sequence is MQLETTWIVLAVVLLLIELWAINRVRKSEGKSSNKGVWIVLIVFVPLFGLIAWALAGPKHVTQA, encoded by the coding sequence ATGCAACTTGAAACCACGTGGATCGTACTGGCCGTCGTTCTTTTGCTCATCGAATTGTGGGCGATCAACCGGGTGCGCAAGAGTGAGGGAAAATCCAGCAACAAAGGCGTATGGATTGTATTGATCGTGTTTGTGCCACTGTTCGGGCTGATCGCCTGGGCGCTGGCCGGGCCCAAGCACGTCACTCAGGCCTGA
- a CDS encoding AraC family transcriptional regulator, with translation MDKRNWIELSQDADTGIESIRAHFQGHAYDPHWHDSFLVGVTEQGVQQFHCRRVRHLSTPGKIFMLEPGEIHDGHAPTEEGFTYSMLYLDPHWLERELRVLFEHAPDNSQLGFTDTLSQDSRLSTAINQAFNALHQGDLRIVRQTAIDTLLGSLTSHLDWRKRQPFDPRLPWVAQVARDYLHAHAFEDIGLDDVAEACGVDRYRLTRAFKAAFGLAPHAYLIQLRLARARQLLARGETPATVASALGFADQSHLGRWFRRAYHLTPADYRKRCSNLPD, from the coding sequence GTGGACAAACGCAACTGGATCGAACTGTCTCAGGATGCCGACACCGGGATCGAGTCGATTCGTGCCCATTTCCAGGGTCATGCCTACGATCCGCACTGGCATGACAGCTTTCTGGTGGGCGTCACCGAGCAGGGCGTGCAGCAGTTTCATTGCCGGCGGGTGCGGCATCTGAGTACGCCGGGCAAGATCTTTATGCTGGAACCGGGGGAGATCCACGACGGGCACGCGCCGACGGAGGAGGGCTTCACCTATTCCATGCTTTACCTCGATCCGCACTGGCTGGAGCGCGAATTACGCGTGCTGTTCGAGCATGCGCCGGACAACAGCCAACTCGGGTTCACCGATACCCTGAGCCAGGATTCGCGCCTGTCCACCGCCATCAATCAGGCTTTCAACGCCCTGCATCAAGGCGACTTGCGCATCGTGCGCCAGACCGCCATCGACACCTTGCTCGGTTCGCTGACGTCGCACCTCGACTGGCGCAAGCGCCAGCCGTTCGATCCGCGCCTGCCTTGGGTGGCCCAGGTGGCGCGGGACTATCTGCATGCGCACGCCTTCGAGGACATCGGGCTGGACGACGTGGCCGAGGCTTGCGGAGTCGATCGCTATCGTCTGACTCGTGCGTTCAAGGCTGCTTTCGGCTTGGCGCCACACGCCTATCTGATCCAGTTGCGCCTTGCCCGCGCCCGGCAGTTGCTGGCGCGCGGCGAAACACCCGCCACCGTCGCCAGCGCCCTCGGTTTCGCCGATCAGAGCCATCTGGGGCGCTGGTTTCGCCGTGCCTATCACCTGACGCCGGCGGACTACCGCAAGCGCTGCTCAAACCTTCCAGACTGA
- a CDS encoding LysE family translocator, with translation MESLLPFLLFSFVASITPGPTNILVMSHSSRRGLTATVPIIFGACVSAALVVLVVGLGVGETLLRYPRVQQAMAWAGVLWLSWLAWQIFRSTPPSLDPATASDGGFSVFGAAGLQLINPKVWMMAVAVVSVFAGGSEDSARMALLSLAFLLVSLPCMTAWALLGVGSARFFGSPRAFRRMNAGLAFLLLLSAWLAVLV, from the coding sequence ATGGAATCGTTGTTGCCATTTCTGCTGTTTTCCTTCGTCGCCTCGATCACCCCGGGGCCGACCAATATTCTGGTGATGAGCCACAGCTCGCGGCGCGGTCTGACAGCCACCGTGCCGATCATCTTCGGTGCGTGTGTGTCGGCGGCGCTGGTGGTGTTGGTGGTCGGGCTCGGCGTGGGGGAAACCTTGCTCCGCTATCCCCGTGTGCAGCAGGCGATGGCTTGGGCCGGGGTGTTGTGGCTGAGCTGGCTGGCGTGGCAGATCTTTCGCAGCACGCCGCCGTCGTTGGACCCGGCGACAGCGAGTGATGGCGGCTTCAGCGTATTCGGCGCCGCCGGCCTGCAATTGATCAACCCCAAGGTGTGGATGATGGCCGTGGCGGTGGTGAGCGTGTTTGCCGGTGGCAGCGAGGACAGCGCACGGATGGCGTTGTTGTCCCTGGCGTTTCTGCTGGTCAGTCTGCCGTGCATGACGGCGTGGGCGCTGCTGGGCGTGGGCAGTGCGCGGTTCTTTGGATCGCCACGGGCGTTTCGGCGCATGAATGCGGGTTTGGCGTTTTTGTTGTTGCTGTCGGCTTGGTTGGCGGTGTTGGTCTAG
- a CDS encoding class I SAM-dependent methyltransferase has protein sequence MNTSSTEKFDTSRANEYGKQSRIALAGYDACHDLAACMLAASLGSADSARILAVGAGGTAQEIIAMGRLEQGWRFMAVDPSEPMLAAATEQLRSHDLLERTDLHLGPVDDLPADETYDAATVIGVLHHLEGDEAKRALLQSIRARLKPGAPLIVAGNHYAYASQPLLLEAWGQRWRQNGASADEVKAKLGKILQGADPPHSEAAVQKLLHEAGFGDATRFFSSLFWGAWLTRRTG, from the coding sequence TTGAACACTTCATCTACTGAAAAATTCGACACCTCCCGCGCCAATGAATATGGCAAGCAAAGCCGCATTGCGCTGGCGGGCTATGACGCTTGCCATGATCTTGCCGCGTGCATGCTGGCGGCAAGCCTCGGTAGTGCAGACTCGGCGCGGATTCTGGCGGTTGGCGCAGGCGGGACAGCTCAGGAAATCATCGCGATGGGCCGTCTGGAGCAAGGCTGGCGTTTCATGGCGGTGGATCCTTCCGAACCGATGCTGGCGGCAGCGACCGAGCAGTTGCGGTCGCATGATTTGCTTGAGCGAACGGATCTGCATCTCGGGCCGGTCGATGATTTGCCTGCCGATGAGACTTACGACGCCGCAACGGTGATCGGCGTTCTGCATCATCTGGAAGGCGATGAGGCCAAGCGAGCGCTTCTGCAATCCATTCGGGCTCGTTTGAAGCCGGGTGCCCCGCTGATCGTGGCCGGCAATCACTACGCGTATGCCAGCCAGCCGTTGCTGCTGGAAGCGTGGGGACAACGCTGGCGCCAGAACGGGGCCAGCGCCGATGAGGTGAAGGCCAAACTGGGGAAAATCCTTCAGGGTGCCGATCCTCCCCATTCCGAGGCGGCGGTTCAAAAGCTGTTGCATGAGGCCGGATTCGGTGACGCCACCCGGTTTTTCAGCAGTCTGTTCTGGGGCGCATGGTTGACGCGTAGAACGGGTTGA
- a CDS encoding tRNA (adenine(22)-N(1))-methyltransferase encodes MNEQTLSMRLERVAAHVPAGARLADIGSDHGYLPVALMRRGAIAAAVAGEMAETPFRSAQRTVRENDLEQQITVRLANGLMAIEPADGITAITVCGMGGETIRDILDAGKTRLNGRERLILQPNGGEQPLRQWLMDNDYRILCEEVLRENRFDYEIIVAERGEPVTYTAEELFFGPLQLQARSPAFVSKWQHRLRHKQQTLAHFGRARHGVCERKVQDLKQQVRWITDVLA; translated from the coding sequence TTGAACGAACAGACATTGTCCATGCGCCTGGAGCGGGTGGCGGCGCACGTGCCTGCCGGTGCGCGGCTGGCCGATATCGGCTCGGATCATGGTTACTTGCCGGTGGCCCTGATGCGCCGTGGCGCGATCGCGGCGGCGGTGGCGGGCGAGATGGCCGAGACGCCGTTCCGTTCGGCGCAACGCACCGTGCGCGAAAACGACCTTGAGCAGCAGATCACCGTGCGTTTGGCCAACGGCTTGATGGCCATCGAACCGGCTGACGGGATCACGGCAATTACCGTGTGCGGCATGGGCGGCGAGACTATCCGCGACATCCTCGACGCCGGCAAGACGCGCCTGAACGGCCGCGAACGTCTGATCCTGCAACCCAACGGCGGCGAGCAACCGCTGCGCCAGTGGCTGATGGACAACGACTACCGAATCCTTTGCGAAGAAGTGCTGCGGGAGAACCGCTTCGACTACGAAATCATCGTGGCCGAGCGGGGCGAGCCGGTGACGTATACCGCGGAGGAACTGTTCTTCGGGCCATTGCAATTGCAGGCGCGCAGTCCGGCGTTTGTCAGCAAATGGCAGCATCGGCTGCGGCACAAGCAGCAGACGCTGGCTCATTTCGGGCGGGCACGGCATGGGGTGTGCGAGCGCAAGGTGCAGGATCTGAAGCAGCAGGTACGCTGGATTACTGACGTGCTGGCGTAA
- a CDS encoding AraC family transcriptional regulator, which produces MNNQLTELRALAQHAENRRTETGIPRVAMVQGEIPEHMLAAVYEPMINLILQGSKSMTVADRTLDYDPATYFVMSIDLPAVGQVHPSADGEPYLAVSLTLDPVVLTTLLADLPKPLGQHEQDSGFSVAAVTPELMDAWVRMLRLMGRPEEIAALAPVYEREILYRVLQGPHGWMLRDIAAPDSAMARVNLAIQHIRQGFAEPIRVDALAQLASMSVSAFHRHFKAVTALSPLQYQKRVRLLQARTLMVANARSVTRAAFEVGYESATQFSRDYTRVFGLPPSRDAVRILGETRNSTQH; this is translated from the coding sequence ATGAATAATCAACTGACAGAACTTCGCGCCCTGGCGCAACACGCCGAAAACCGCCGCACGGAGACGGGCATCCCGCGCGTTGCCATGGTTCAGGGTGAAATCCCCGAGCACATGCTGGCCGCCGTTTACGAACCGATGATCAACCTGATTCTGCAGGGCAGCAAATCCATGACCGTCGCCGATCGCACGCTTGATTACGACCCGGCGACCTACTTCGTCATGTCCATCGATCTGCCGGCGGTGGGACAGGTTCACCCCTCTGCGGACGGCGAGCCTTATCTGGCGGTCAGTCTGACGCTGGATCCGGTGGTTCTGACGACCCTGCTGGCCGACTTGCCCAAACCGCTCGGGCAACATGAACAGGACAGCGGTTTCTCGGTGGCCGCTGTCACGCCTGAGTTGATGGATGCCTGGGTGCGCATGTTGCGCCTGATGGGGAGGCCGGAGGAGATCGCGGCCCTCGCGCCCGTCTACGAACGGGAAATTCTGTATCGCGTCCTGCAAGGCCCCCACGGCTGGATGCTGCGAGACATTGCGGCCCCCGACAGCGCCATGGCCCGCGTCAACCTGGCCATTCAGCACATTCGCCAGGGCTTTGCCGAACCGATTCGCGTGGACGCATTGGCACAACTCGCGTCGATGAGCGTGTCGGCCTTTCATCGACATTTCAAAGCCGTCACGGCGCTAAGCCCGTTGCAGTATCAGAAGCGTGTTCGCCTGCTTCAGGCCCGGACGCTGATGGTGGCCAATGCCAGAAGCGTCACCCGCGCAGCGTTCGAAGTCGGTTATGAAAGCGCTACGCAGTTCAGCCGCGATTACACACGGGTGTTCGGCCTGCCACCCTCGCGGGATGCGGTGCGGATTCTCGGGGAAACCCGAAACAGCACGCAGCACTGA